TTTTAGTTTGGCCGTCCATGTGGGGCGGCCGGGCGCCGGACCGGGCGGGGGTGGCGCCTAGCCGTATACTACGCCGTATATATGGACTATACATGGATCGATCGACGGGAGAACGCCAAATACTGTGAGTACCCCGCGTACCGCCAGAACGATGGCAGCGGTAAAGATTGCCATGAATCTCGTTCCGCATAGCATACGTAATGCTTGTACGACTGTACGACGCAGCTAGTAGTAATGCGACTTCACACGTTAATGAATGCTCCATACTGCTGGGATTGGGATTCGGTGACATACCCCCGTGACATTCTCGGTAacattgagtcactgacatgtgggtccaggcacatgtgggtcccacatgtcagtgactcaatgtTACCGAGAATGTCACGGGGGTATGTCACCAAATCCTAATCCATAGTGCTGTGGCCACTGGCTAGTGGTCTAATCTGCATTCTTGTGCATTTTATTTGCGCGCGGAATGCGTTACACTCTCTGTTTGTTTTTCTGTTTATAAGgttgtgtgtttagttcacgctaaaattgtaagtttagttgaaattataacgttgtgatgaaaaagttgaaagtttacgtagtttggatgtgatggaaaagttggaagtttaaaaaaatatttcggAACTAAACACTGAGTAACTGCATGCGTGTAGGGAATAATTATACGGTCGACCGTCTGTGCTAATGATTGCAAGTTTGTAACATACTGTACTGTTTGTAGCAGAAGGCCCTATGATTttgtaaggtggtgtttggatctaaggacttaactttagtctctatatttagacactaatttagagtattaaatatagactacttacaaaactaattacataaataaaagctaatttgcgagataaattttttaagcctaattaatccataattagagaatgtttactgtagcatcacataagctaatcatggattaattaggcttaatagattcgtcttgcgaatcagtccaagattatgaatgggttttattaatagtctacgtttaatatttataattagtgtctaaacatccgatatgatagagacttaaaagtttttagtcccatctaaatagGGTCTAACTCGCACGAATATTTTACTATCACGAGATCGAGTAAgggcaggtacaatagcaggttataaattagctataaacatatgtCGAGAAGATATaatagaagagagaagagcaataGGCTACATATTCATAGACAACTACAATACGGATGCCAATACACAATGTGTGCATGGTATGTGAgaccaagtattaatagtatagtatatatttatagataactattgtatgaattggttaTTAAATAGACTATGGCTGTACTCACTATTCATGGTTGGGAACTTGGAATAGTACGCACGGAAAAAGGAGCGGTCCATTAGGACAACAACAATGTATATGGCAAAAGTAGTCTATAAAGATGGGACCCATATATATGAACTTTAGCTATTGTAACcttcacaatgtatatggatAGTAAATAGTATTAGTAGGAGAGAATAGATAGAGACAAATAATATATTGTATTCTCTATGGGCAGCCCATATGCTTATGGGtagtttttgttatttctttccTATGGACTAGTTCCACAATATTGCTAGGTGGCTGAATCAAATACTATATTGCTTATGGACCACTTTTGAAATACATGGTGGATGCccttagcacgtgattaatcaAGTATTACCTATTTTTTCAAcgatggattaatttgatttttttaagcaactttcgatagaaacttttttaaaaaagcaccatttagcagtttataAAGCATGCGTGCggaaacgagggagaggggttgggaaaagggaTACCGAATACACCCTATAAATAATTTTGAgttaatagttggctatactattaaacttctcTAACTTGACTATCTTCAGCCCGTGCCATGATTACGATTTTTCGAGTGTCTTGAGTACACAAAAACGCATCAGCAATGATAATTAAGATTACTGGTGGTCATTATACAATAGTGtgtttactttatttttttattaacaaGGAAGGTAACCCACGCATTCACGTGAACATGAATCGTAGATTGTGTTTGGGAAACTTATAAAGGTGGAATATTAATCAAAACTTATAGAAGATCATTTATCTTGTTTGGATTTTTTGAgcacatttagaaaaaaaacataatattttCTCTAGTTAAATGCACTCAATTTTTTATGCAATGGCTCAGACTATTTATATTTCAGTTAGTTATTCTTGCTTATGTAGTGTGAGTTTAGCTATACATGTTTCAAAACATGATATCATGCATGGTGTGACCTGCATTGTtgaattatttctttttctattgACAAATtgaatatgtattttttatttctatttcaATACTATAGATTTAATTTAGCTATGCATGTTTGTAGAATGTAGAATGATTCATATTGATATAATATTTATTGGAAGACTTTAATATTTAGATAGCCTGCAAAGTGCACAGGTGAACTGTGCCCAAATGCTATAATTATATAGCAAAATATCAGCATATGTAtcttatattgttattttagtTATAACGAGAGAACAGTTAGACATAAATTTATTAGAGCTAGTTGTTTTAGTGAAAATCAAAGCTAGTTGtttttttatctaatttattagaacGTCACGTAGCGTTATAGGAGCATTTATATGAGCGTCACATGGTATTTAGTTGCGTTTATaggaaatttaatggacttttactGTGCAATAGATAGATTGGATATCGTGGATATAATTTAGTAACATCTGTTTGTAGAATTATTTAAAGTAAAGTAATatatgttttaactttttttagttaaaaaatacttccttgttATATTTGGTTGCCATATAAAGCATATGGCGCATAGAACAGCATATAtcttatattatttatttagttaaaaataaaataacaataaaaagaTATGTGGCTTAAATTGGAGATTGGATATTAGGAAAGGAAAAACAAGATGAGGCGAGAAGGAGttatgtacgtacgtaccaaCCAAAGGATGGGAGATGGGTATATGTGGAGAGGggaattttgttttttattagatCTAATGGCTAACAATATTGAACCCAccaatttaaagaaaaatcaacggttagattTTGTAGTGCCActtggcggtttaggagcgtttgtaggagcgaCACATGGCagcttagaagcgtttgtaggaagtttcatggatttttattatataatagataatagatagatagttcTAAAAAATTAACCCAAGGTacgtatttttgttatttcagaAGCTACGTAGTTTTGTCCACAAAGCTACCACACCTTAGTATCATGGAAAACAATAGTCATCAAATTAAATGTCTCGGTTTTGGAAGAAAGAAAATCATAAAGCTAGTTAGGGCATCACCAATCTATATTTGCCAACTGGTAAATAATGTGGGACCTAACAAAAGTAAGTATCCGTATGTTAAAAGCTCAACAATACACCCACAATAATATAAAATTTAGTAGAGCCAATAGCTTGAAGGAAGAGGGGGTGAATATAAATACCTACCAAAAgaataaatgtttttttaattcttaCTACCAAGTTGTACTGCTATTGCTTGGTAATAGGCTAATAGCTATTTGGGTAATTTGGAACcgtgccattataattttataaaatttaagatatgccatcggtatctcaatgacatgtaggacccacatgagtcaatgacatgtaggtcaggatggcatatctcaaattttacaaaattataatagcatggttctaatttttccttaCCGGGGGTACTGGTTCCACAATGCTTACTACCTGCTAGGAGGATTAAACTATTACCTATTACCTAGTTTGGTGCATATTGTGAATGTCCTTAGCGCTCTGCCTTCAGCTCTCTTGCTTTCATTGCCTTCAGCTCTCTTGCTTTCATTGCCAAACTGTAAATGGCGGTATCTGAGCATGCTATGAGTAACcgtcaaaaataataatatgagTAAGAAAACCCGTCCGCCAATAATAATAAAACATATGTTCTGTCAAAAAGAAATAAAGTGATAAATTGTAAGAGAACTAGGTATTTTAGCGTTGTTTCTAGACCtacagacttttttttttgccatgaaAAACCTATAACCATTTTGAATGTTGGGACTTGTGAGGCAACCCTAAATTAGTGTTACGTCGGTAATGATTTTTTTCAATAGTTGAGTAGTTTTCATTTTGTTCTGTTCTCTAAAAACAAtggatactacctccgtctcattatAAGTGCAACCGTGAGTTTCCGTGTTCAACTTTCAtggtccgtcttatttgaaatttttttataattaatatttttatttttatgagataataaaatatgggtaGTACTTTATACGTggcttatgtttttaattttttaaaaaaattaaattagacggacgattaaagttaAGTAAAAAATTATGGTTAGTAGTAACCAATAAAACGCCATTCTTCTTGTTTTCTTTCcatgggcccatatgtcagtttgCCTAAGGTGTTTTGAAATTTTAAGCTTGCGAATTCAGGTGACTAGCTAGAAAAGCAAGCATGGCTTGTAGTACTTGTTCGGTACTACCAACTGCAAGTTGATACTAGTACAGTATGTTATTAAATTATTatagggcatgttcactttgataaaaaaaaacctattgcacttgccaaaattttagtagtattttttatatagttactaaaatttagcagcaaactaaatgtagataattttttaacaactttaccaaaacttggtaaggttaaaaatgacatcaaaaTTAACAAGGCTCATAGTATGTAGACTGGTAATTTTTTTAGACGAATCCAAACTAGTACAGTACAGTATTATTTGTTTACTAATGTGTGCGCAAATCACAATCGAAGCAGTAGTATATTGGTTGAACTGTGCACGACCTCGATCGTCACAATCCTCTGGATTTTCTTCTGCCGCCTGAAGATGTAACCACTCCCATGTTGGCATATACCACTCCGTACCAAaatccaaaataagtgtagccatAGATATcagtgttcaacgtttgaccgtccatcttatttaaaaaatttatgaaaaatttaaaaatatttagtcacacataaagtactattcacgTTTTATcttctaatagcaataaaaatactaatcatacaaatttttaaaataagatgaacggtcaaacgttgaacgtgaatagtgtaaaactgtacttattttggtacagagggagtattatcaACGATTTTTTAGCATTTCAAAACGGACGCTCCGTGGTACTACCGGACTAGCCACAAGTTGAGATCGCGTTTGATCTTTCAAAAAAGAGATCATGTTCGAAAAGTTAAACAAGAGCAGTAGCATGCACGTCATCTCTTGGAGAGAAACAAGGCGAAAGCTAGCGTAGCGTGGCTCGTATAAAGTCCAAGCGAACTTTAAATTTTCTCATCAAACAAGTCATCCCCTGATCGAAATGGCCCAATATGTGGCTTGCTGATCAGTGAGCTCGTGTCGGCTCAACCGTGTACCAGCCAACCACGATTTGCTCGTTTGCATAGCCTCGCTAGCCGTTTCACCCTCACATCCACCGCGGCGCGCGTACGGTACGACTCGTACCGCGGAAACAGGGGGATCGTTCGCCTTCACCGTGTGTCAAAACGGGGGCCCCGGCTGGCCTCCCGTAGAGTGGAATCTACTACTAGGAGGAgtatctcttcctctcttctcctaGTCGTACGGAAAGGTCGCTCGCAGCCACAGCAACGAGGCAAAGAAAGCGCGCGAGGCGACCGATCGCTCTCGGCCACAGCAACGATCTCCTTCCGTGCCggggaccccccccccccccacccgcACCCCGAGCGTCCGTCTCTCCACgacgtacttcctccgtctaaaaaaagacaaactccgGTTTCTGTGtacaacatttgaccgtccgtcttatttaaaaaaaatatgaaaaaaattaaaaagacaagtcaggcataaaatattaatcatgttttactccctccattccaaattgatctacatatttcataggtacaccaagaccaagaaaagttaataaatctctcatactatatttactctagtaACAAAatcgatgcatgcaccatctctACTATTTCATAGCCAATagtaaatcaagatattgcatgtggtttataaatacttgtgtgcatggatgcatgcataaatgtccatttactccaatgcacaaataacgaatagacttaataaataaacacaaatatatagatcatttaggaataacttaaaaaactatatgtagatcaatttggaatggagggagtatcatctaacaacaatgaaaatacaaattataaaacaaTTTGATATAAGACGGATGGTTAAAGTTAGACACATAAATtcagaatttgatttttttttggacgaaggAGTACGCCGTAGGCCCGTAGCACGGCAGCAACAGCGGCTAGCGCAACCGGGGCTGGGCGCACGGAAACGCAGCTGCACACGTTGGCGCGGGCCGCGGGGcggagcgcgcgcgcggtcgCTCGCTGCATCGGATCGGAAATCGTCGGATGGATGCGGACAAGGCGCGACACACAAATACGCGTATCACGCGCGCTCGCAGGTGGGGCGGGTGCCACATGCCGCCGCGGAGGTATCcaaggctttttttttttttttttggctagcccGCGACCGCGAGGCAAACAGGACTACACGTCTACTACTACACCAACGAAGGAATCCCGTTAAACCTCTCACGGCCGGCCTCAGGAGCAGAGAAGAGATAAGACGGATCGTGCATATCTACAGAGACTCGCGAGGCCGTGTGCGCTTAACCTGCAGTGACTGGTGCCGGGGCCCTCTCGTCTAATAATACTAGTACTAGCTGCTGCTAGTAGTATCAGTTCGTTTTGGATGTTTCTGCCGGTTCAACACGATGTCACGATCCGCTGCTACTACCGGGGGACAGCGCATGGGCGTGTACAGCGGACGCAATGCATCCTTCGTCTCCGCGAGGAGAAGTATCGACGTGTTCCACGGCGCCGTGCCTGCCTCTAGCTTCTCTACAGCTCATCAgctctcatcatcatcagcagatCATCTGCTCAGCTCGAGCGTTGCAAGTTTGGACGGGCGCACACAGTAACACAGGAGATTGGCACGGCCAACGTCGTAATATCTCTAGACTATATAGGTACTAACTAATCCATTTTATTTCTTGTTAATTACTTACAGCATCTATCTCGCTAGCTAGGCCATAATTCGCTTCGGCTATATATGTGGTAGACCAGTTGTTAGCAGTGATTTTCATGCCACGCAGGTCAACACGGGCACATCAGTACATCACCTAACGTTACTTGTAGCTTACCTATAGATTGAAAAGGGTGGCACTAATTTTCTCGTGTACAGCCACGCATAGGTGAGGCGTCACACACGCCATTAACCAGCTAGAGTTTTTTCTGTCGAAACTCTGCCTTTTTGCGTGGTCCTTTCACGGTGTTAAATACTAACACAAAGAGAGATTACCTGCATGCATACGAGCGGGCCGGATTTGGATTGACCACTAAAACAGAACTGTCGGACAGGGCGCGAGAGACCGTGCAAAGAGATTGATCACCAAAAATTTCACCGCCCACTGTGCTGGAAATTAACCGGAGGCGAGAAACTAATGCAGATGGTAAGGAGTGTACTGTGTACTGCTTGTGTTTATGAGAAGACAAGTACGGCGTTTACAAATGCATCTGTGCTCCTGCTTGATGGAGTCGTTTTGGCTGTACCCAAGGAAACAGCTGCTATGACCTGTGACGTACGTACAGTAGCCTGAATACATGCTGGTATCCTTGGATGGTATACAATGAAAGCACGATATGATAGTATCATGGTATCAACTATGAGTAGAAGTATGGGAGTATGGAGGTGGAGCCATGGAGTTGGTTGCAGAATTGTATCATCGTCTGGTTGAGATAAAATAAAACTTCGTATAAGATCGAGAATCCAAGAACGGTGTGGAATAATCAACATTCAGCAATGTACTTGGCCTACCTGTCGATTCTCATGATGTCCCAACAGGCCGGTACTTATCAGTTCTTTGAATTTCACAAAACATTATACAGTGGTAGGTAGACACAGACATATACAGTTTGAGTCTGCAAATTGCAAGTGGAGATGTTGGTGTTGGACAGTCAGGAAAGGAAAGCAAAATGCCCACTCATGAGTAATGATAATAAGCATGTGTAGCTCCTGTTAACAAGAGGCCAGTGTGTAGATACTGTTTGCAGATCTCACAACACTCCTAGTAGCACTGAAGCCCCCCGGATCGGAGTAAGGGGATTCATGCAGCGATCCATTTCAGAGAAGTTCATACGGGCGAGTTGGAAGCTTGTAGCCAGGTGCTGTGCAAGAACACATAACAGACAATTCTGTCCTGAAGACTTGAGACAGATGTGAGGTCTCACAGGTGTAGTATGCGTGTTAGCAGAACGGTCAAATTGTCAGGACTCAGGACTACGTGGATGCGTGCGGTGCTGCTCCGACGGCAAGAGCAAAGCGGGCATCGTGTAGGCATCGGGCTGTTTCTGCCATCTCATACAGTCATACTCCATCTCACAACTGAAAATCAGCCCAGAATTTTTCAGAAATATCATGGTGTGAAAACAGCCTGCTAATGAATCAACCACGAGGAAAATGGAGCCAACATGGTAAAACACAATCATGACAGGCACAATCCAAAATAGAGAGAAAAAACGTGGTTCACCAGAAATTACTATTACCTCCGTTGTTCcgccctaaaatataacaacatttagctatgtgtttaaatttatagctaaaaatacttatattttaggacggagggagcagtaagCAGCCGATCAAACATAGTACTAGTAGAAAGCATACTCTTTCTCGGTGTTTTGAAATTTGAACTGGTACTCGAGAAAAGCAAACCTGAACCGTGTGCCTCATGCCTCATGCCTGCACTGGGCTATCGATAAATGGGCCGTAAGACAAGTCTATGGGCCACTGTTTAGGCCCATATCTTCGTTGGAGAAAGCCCACAAGCGGCAGGAGTTGGGGAAACCTGAGCCGTAaaccctctctcctcctccggtctccttcctccccttcacCTCCGCGGCGCGCCGTcggtcgccgctcgccgccgccttctggTTCTTCTCCGGTCTATTTCCCCGCGGGATTCGTCGCGGACACTCCGGTTGGTTGGTGTATCTGTATGTGATTCGTCCCACGCTGCTCCCCGTCGCCTCCCCTAAGACGAATCGAAGCTGACATTttctggtgtttttttttccatgattGTTGGCTGCAAGAAGTCGGTTCGAGTTGCCAAAATCTGATTGTTCTCCGGAGGTGAAGGTTTACTAGGCAATCATGGATGGTACGCACGCGCTGGCTCTGTTGCCCATTCCCATTTCGTTAAGCTTTGTTTATTTTGTGTCAGTTGGGGAAGTAAATCTTAACAAAACTTGGTCATCCTCTCTTGCCCAAACCGCCTAAAAAGTTTGGAGGATCAAATTGTGTTTTAGCACATAGGTTGTGCAGTTGGTTGTTAATGCAAGCTTAGTGGCGATTGTAGTTGCCTGGGCTTGAGTTAATTTTGAAGTTCGTAATGGCAACTGTGAGGAAataactctcttttttttctctcgatcATAAAAAACTGATGACTTTTGCTGATCATGCAAGAACCAGACCTATGCTATCAGCAATTCAGCATTAATAAACCACTGTGGCACAGTCAGGAACTAACTCTCTAGTCAGTATCATGCAGTATAACCAGCATGCCAGAGAACCTGATCTTACTTTCCAAGTTCGTGCATTTCAAGTGTAACTTCTATTCGTGGCCCTGTGCAAATGATGGTAGTTTTTCATACATATTTTTCAACAGTCGATAAGCAGGAAACGATGGAAGAGACCATTCTTGTTGGTGATGATCTCATGCGTGGGTTGCCATCCCCTGTCATACCAAAGGAAATTGCTTCACATGTCCTTGACGGTGTTGAGATTTGTGATGGCATACTCAAAAATCTTTTCTTATGTGAGTTACTGATTTCTCTGACATAAAAATCATGCTTTCCTTACTCCATATGTAGTAAGTACTATAATAAAGCAATTATATGTTACAGGTCTGCAAATCAATGATATTGAGCCGTTTTGCCAAGATGAAATTGTACTATACCGACAATGTGCTGAGAAAAGGGTCAGTTGTATTATAATTATTTGAAAAATGGCAGGTAAATTTTCCCTTATTGTTTAACATGTTACTTTATCTCCTATTTTTACAGGACAAGGAAATAAGAGAGCGGCTGCAGGATAGTGAATATAAGCTGGGTTTTTCAATGCCCCTGGAAGAAGCTAAGGAAAGAGCTAC
This window of the Oryza sativa Japonica Group chromosome 4, ASM3414082v1 genome carries:
- the LOC112936015 gene encoding uncharacterized protein, whose amino-acid sequence is MDVDKQETMEETILVGDDLMRGLPSPVIPKEIASHVLDGVEICDGILKNLFLCLQINDIEPFCQDEIVLYRQCAEKRDKEIRERLQDSEYKLGFSMPLEEAKERATQLQSEITLLERRMILASGLEGMEGFRQRWSLHGQLGDTRKRLEALNSGIVKRGSQSSPVQETTPAVRKRWFLW